Proteins from one Bacteroides mediterraneensis genomic window:
- a CDS encoding alpha-L-fucosidase, producing the protein MKKLFILLLMCIIGLGAKGQVSSAAFQKWHGDKYSMFIHFGLYSQLGGVWHQKQIQDGYSEQIRAFAQIPQAEYEKIAHEFNPTEFNADSIALLARKAGMHSIIFTSKHHDGFCLFKTATTPFNSYDVSPCKRDFVKELSEAARRQGLRFGLYFSLIDWHYPYASPMSPHNADFITESHHNYSKQQLKELLTHYGTISELWFDMGSNTPAQSKELYEMVHRYQPDCMVSGRLGNDQYDFCVMADNDYPEKTLHAPWQSAASMFDETWGYRSWQARGNVEDKVREKTRSLINVVSRGGNYLLNIGPKGNGEVVDFEKEVLEQVGNWLSHYGYAVYQTEASPFQEEFDWGEVTRKDNHLYLFLSGTYPKDGKITFSMPGYILQKGDGKMATYLQYGDEVVLTIPASAYKDKQIHVLTLSFDKKIEPLPGNTVRSTMLTAQNATPQYSYSCFDYYTNYRSVIGYSWDFEQLLLKQLELIYTPQEAGRKIDLILDGKTYHVTLNKGKEQKVTSLSNTVWGKTYICGPGNGIFHSKDTLIANLQQTPLTGKNWKPAAESDTLDCPQFASYYILREVESPRSQHILAEIGAGNGMEVYVNGKLIAKHLNPYRTQFRMEKIVLPLKKGMNQVVLRTYNRFEDQATYLLRPAEEQKVYRQDVVLPDALNGKDHHLVLKPHNPSSPHTDAELSNLRIRLRRIALKGQRD; encoded by the coding sequence ATGAAAAAGCTATTTATCCTCCTATTAATGTGCATAATCGGTCTGGGAGCGAAAGGTCAGGTATCTTCAGCCGCCTTCCAGAAATGGCACGGTGACAAATATTCCATGTTCATTCACTTCGGACTCTATTCCCAGCTGGGAGGAGTGTGGCACCAGAAACAGATTCAGGATGGATACAGTGAACAGATTCGGGCCTTTGCACAAATACCACAAGCAGAATATGAAAAGATAGCCCATGAATTCAATCCTACGGAATTCAACGCCGATTCTATCGCCCTGCTGGCCAGGAAAGCCGGCATGCATTCCATTATCTTTACCAGCAAGCATCACGACGGATTCTGTCTGTTCAAAACCGCCACTACCCCGTTCAACTCCTACGATGTCTCCCCTTGCAAACGGGACTTCGTCAAAGAACTGTCGGAAGCGGCCCGGCGGCAAGGACTGCGGTTCGGACTATACTTTTCACTCATCGACTGGCACTACCCGTATGCTTCGCCCATGTCACCGCACAATGCAGATTTCATCACGGAGAGTCACCACAATTACTCCAAACAGCAACTGAAAGAATTACTTACCCACTACGGAACCATTTCGGAACTGTGGTTCGACATGGGTTCCAATACGCCCGCACAGAGCAAAGAACTTTACGAAATGGTTCACCGGTACCAACCCGACTGCATGGTCAGCGGGCGACTGGGAAACGACCAATACGATTTCTGTGTGATGGCCGACAATGATTATCCGGAAAAGACACTCCATGCTCCCTGGCAAAGCGCAGCTTCCATGTTCGACGAAACATGGGGATACCGCTCTTGGCAGGCACGCGGCAACGTGGAAGACAAAGTACGGGAAAAGACACGCAGTCTGATTAATGTAGTTTCCAGAGGAGGAAACTACCTGCTCAACATCGGCCCTAAAGGCAACGGAGAAGTGGTCGACTTTGAGAAAGAAGTGCTGGAACAAGTCGGCAACTGGCTTTCCCATTACGGTTATGCCGTATATCAGACGGAAGCCTCTCCGTTTCAGGAAGAGTTCGACTGGGGAGAAGTGACCCGTAAAGACAATCACCTGTATCTCTTCCTATCGGGTACTTATCCCAAGGATGGGAAAATCACCTTCTCCATGCCGGGTTATATCCTGCAGAAAGGAGACGGGAAAATGGCCACCTATCTGCAATATGGTGACGAGGTGGTACTCACCATTCCGGCCTCAGCCTACAAAGACAAACAAATCCATGTGCTGACACTCTCGTTCGACAAAAAGATTGAACCTCTTCCGGGAAATACAGTCAGAAGCACGATGCTGACCGCACAAAATGCCACGCCACAATACAGCTATTCCTGCTTTGACTATTATACCAACTACCGCAGTGTCATCGGTTACAGCTGGGATTTTGAGCAACTGCTCCTCAAACAGCTGGAACTCATTTACACACCACAGGAAGCCGGACGGAAAATCGACCTGATTCTGGATGGAAAAACCTATCACGTCACTTTGAATAAAGGAAAGGAACAGAAAGTGACTTCGCTTTCCAATACGGTATGGGGAAAAACCTATATCTGTGGCCCGGGCAACGGGATATTCCATTCAAAAGACACGTTGATTGCCAACCTGCAACAAACTCCTCTCACCGGTAAAAACTGGAAGCCCGCAGCAGAGAGCGATACGTTGGATTGTCCCCAATTCGCCAGCTATTATATTCTGAGAGAAGTAGAATCACCCCGTTCACAACATATTCTGGCTGAAATCGGAGCGGGGAACGGAATGGAAGTCTATGTCAATGGAAAACTGATTGCCAAACACCTGAACCCGTATCGGACTCAGTTCCGTATGGAAAAAATCGTGCTCCCGCTCAAAAAGGGTATGAACCAAGTCGTGCTCCGCACTTACAACCGCTTTGAAGACCAAGCCACCTACCTGTTGCGCCCGGCAGAAGAACAGAAAGTCTACCGGCAGGATGTGGTACTACCCGATGCACTCAACGGGAAAGACCATCATCTTGTGCTGAAACCACACAATCCCTCTTCCCCGCATACTGACGCAGAATTGTCCAATCTGCGCATCCGGTTAAGAAGGATTGCTCTCAAAGGCCAAAGAGATTAA